One Cryobacterium psychrophilum DNA segment encodes these proteins:
- a CDS encoding TetR/AcrR family transcriptional regulator produces MSNKATRARSLSVEDRQEMLIDVVTPLLIEHGQALTTKQIATGAGIAEGTIFRAFGTKDELIQAAVDRQLDPEPFRDRLRGIDVTLPLEDKVRAIVVLMRDRFTTVFTIMTALGRFGPPHAHDPRHDFTDVLGQAVEADLDRLNFGAERAGQIIRMVALSTSIQQIRGGLTFSADEVTDVILYGIMGRRADGSMGAHHKDLAPVPVDAPASPLAAIPDLALK; encoded by the coding sequence GTGAGTAATAAAGCAACCCGAGCCCGTTCCCTGTCGGTCGAAGACCGGCAGGAGATGCTGATCGACGTCGTGACGCCGTTGCTGATCGAGCACGGCCAGGCGCTCACGACCAAACAGATCGCCACCGGGGCCGGTATCGCCGAGGGGACCATCTTTCGGGCCTTCGGCACGAAAGATGAGCTGATCCAGGCTGCCGTCGACCGTCAGCTCGACCCGGAGCCGTTCCGGGATCGGCTGAGGGGCATTGACGTGACGCTGCCTCTCGAGGACAAGGTGCGCGCCATTGTCGTGCTGATGCGCGACCGATTCACAACCGTGTTCACGATCATGACCGCCCTGGGCCGGTTCGGGCCCCCACATGCGCACGACCCCCGGCATGATTTCACAGACGTGCTCGGCCAGGCTGTCGAAGCCGATCTCGATCGGCTGAACTTCGGTGCGGAACGGGCGGGCCAGATCATTCGCATGGTGGCCCTCTCGACGTCGATCCAGCAGATCCGTGGCGGGCTGACGTTCAGCGCCGATGAGGTGACGGACGTCATTCTGTATGGCATCATGGGGCGCCGCGCCGACGGCTCGATGGGCGCCCATCACAAAGATCTCGCTCCTGTCCCCGTCGACGCGCCCGCGTCGCCACTCGCTGCCATTCCCGACCTCGCACTGAAATAG
- a CDS encoding aldo/keto reductase, which yields MAQIEYRRLGASGLTVSTIGLGCNNFGRAGTVTASQAGTNAVIDAAIDVGVTLFDTADIYGAERGQSETLMGHALKGKRDRIVLASKFGMDMGGANGPDWGARGSRRYIRLAVEASLRRLQTDWIDLYQLHEPDPHTPIEETLSTLDDLISEGKIRYIGHSNLAGWQIAEAEFTATLNGHPKFISSQNEYSLLVRGAEKEVLPAVNAYGLGFLPFFPLYNGLFTGKFSPSGGPADSRIMMIRPHLVENAPWDTIERYEAWCAERGVTMLAATFTWLLAQPGLTSVIAGATRPEQIVANATAASMWQPTIEDLAFISDLFA from the coding sequence ATGGCTCAGATCGAATACCGCAGGCTTGGCGCATCCGGACTCACCGTGTCGACGATCGGGCTGGGGTGTAACAACTTCGGGCGAGCGGGAACGGTGACCGCGTCGCAGGCGGGTACGAACGCGGTAATCGATGCCGCGATCGATGTGGGCGTGACGCTGTTCGACACCGCTGACATCTACGGCGCCGAGCGTGGCCAGAGTGAAACGCTCATGGGACATGCACTCAAGGGCAAACGCGACCGGATCGTGCTCGCGTCCAAGTTCGGTATGGACATGGGCGGGGCCAACGGGCCCGATTGGGGCGCACGCGGCTCGCGCCGGTACATCCGCCTGGCCGTTGAAGCGTCGCTGCGGCGCCTGCAGACCGACTGGATCGACCTGTACCAACTGCATGAGCCCGACCCGCACACGCCGATCGAGGAGACGCTCTCAACGCTCGACGACCTGATCAGCGAGGGCAAGATTCGCTACATCGGCCACTCGAATCTGGCCGGGTGGCAGATCGCCGAGGCCGAGTTCACCGCCACGCTGAACGGGCACCCGAAGTTCATTTCAAGCCAGAACGAGTACAGCCTCCTGGTGCGCGGCGCGGAGAAGGAGGTGCTTCCCGCCGTCAACGCCTACGGACTCGGTTTTCTGCCTTTCTTCCCGCTCTACAACGGGCTGTTCACCGGCAAGTTCTCGCCCAGCGGGGGGCCGGCGGACAGCCGCATCATGATGATCCGGCCGCACCTGGTTGAGAACGCTCCGTGGGACACGATCGAGCGGTACGAGGCCTGGTGCGCCGAGCGTGGGGTCACGATGCTCGCGGCCACGTTCACCTGGTTGCTCGCGCAGCCGGGGCTCACGAGCGTGATTGCCGGGGCAACCAGGCCGGAACAAATCGTGGCGAACGCGACCGCAGCGTCGATGTGGCAGCCCACCATCGAGGACCTCGCGTTCATCTCTGACCTGTTCGCCTGA
- a CDS encoding methylated-DNA--[protein]-cysteine S-methyltransferase → MTTSDTSLIRVASPIGRLEITADATGIVSLSVEREGMLPLESMAESPSPMLRMAAAQLGEYFAGTRTAFDLPVRLTGGTVFQQRVWRGLQGLRFGEVISYGDLGAAIGRPGSGRAIGGAVGANPVPIIIACHRVLASTGRITGYSVGAGIPTKAWLLGLEGIAHTV, encoded by the coding sequence ATGACCACTTCCGATACCTCGCTGATCCGCGTGGCCAGCCCCATCGGTCGGCTCGAGATCACCGCCGATGCCACCGGCATCGTGTCGCTGTCCGTCGAACGCGAAGGCATGCTTCCCCTCGAATCGATGGCGGAGTCCCCCTCCCCCATGCTGCGTATGGCCGCCGCACAGCTCGGTGAATACTTCGCCGGCACGCGCACCGCTTTCGACCTTCCCGTGCGCCTGACAGGCGGCACCGTATTCCAGCAGCGCGTCTGGCGCGGCCTGCAGGGGCTTCGTTTCGGGGAGGTCATCTCCTACGGTGACCTCGGCGCCGCGATCGGTCGCCCCGGATCGGGCCGTGCCATTGGCGGTGCCGTTGGCGCCAATCCCGTGCCGATCATCATCGCGTGTCATCGCGTGCTCGCGTCCACCGGTCGCATCACCGGGTACAGCGTCGGCGCGGGCATTCCGACCAAGGCCTGGTTGCTCGGCCTTGAGGGCATCGCCCACACGGTATGA
- a CDS encoding DNA-3-methyladenine glycosylase I, whose translation MSDAMPMQPAFLSLGDDGVSRCGWVGTDPDYRRYHDEEWGRPLRDDQRLFEKVCLEGFQAGLSWITILRRRPVFREVFHDFDVDLVAEMTADDVERLLGDARIIRHRGKIEATISNARITRDLGESLGQIIWSFAPAVPRVRAVRSYADIPAITEQSTALSRELRHRGYTFVGPTTMYALMQSAGLVDDHLVGCHLAPVEQEGGPSS comes from the coding sequence ATGAGCGACGCAATGCCGATGCAGCCCGCCTTCCTCTCGCTTGGTGACGACGGGGTGTCCCGTTGCGGCTGGGTGGGAACCGACCCGGACTACCGGCGCTACCACGACGAGGAATGGGGCCGTCCCCTCCGCGACGACCAGAGACTCTTCGAGAAGGTCTGCCTGGAGGGGTTTCAGGCGGGGCTGTCCTGGATCACCATTTTGCGCCGCCGGCCGGTGTTTCGGGAGGTCTTCCACGATTTCGACGTTGACCTGGTCGCCGAGATGACCGCGGACGACGTGGAGCGGCTGCTGGGCGACGCTCGGATCATCCGTCACCGCGGCAAGATAGAGGCCACCATCAGCAACGCCAGAATCACCCGTGACCTCGGCGAGAGCCTCGGGCAAATCATCTGGAGCTTCGCGCCCGCAGTGCCCCGGGTTCGAGCGGTGCGCAGCTACGCCGATATCCCGGCCATCACGGAGCAGTCGACGGCGCTGAGCCGTGAGTTGCGGCACCGAGGCTACACGTTCGTGGGTCCCACCACGATGTATGCGCTCATGCAATCGGCGGGGCTGGTCGACGACCATCTCGTGGGCTGCCACCTGGCACCCGTCGAGCAGGAGGGCGGGCCGAGTAGCTAG
- a CDS encoding malate dehydrogenase → MPTEARNVTVTGAGGQIGYALLFRIASGQLLGADVPIKLRLLEIPQGLNAAEGAALELHDGAFPLLQSVEVTDDATRAFDGVNVGLLVGSRPRGPGMERADLLEANGRIFGPQGRAINAGAADDVRVLVVGNPANTNALITAAHAPDVPAERFTAMTRLDHNRAVAQLAAHLAVPVTSIAGLTIWGNHSASQYPDVFHATVDGRPVIDLVGESWLAETFIPRVANRGSEIIRVRGASSVGSAASATLDHVFDWVNGTGSGWTSAAVASDGSYGVPAGLVSSFPVRSVGGAWRIVEGLEMGAFSRARVDASVAELVEEREAVRALGLIPD, encoded by the coding sequence GTGCCCACAGAAGCCAGGAATGTGACCGTGACCGGCGCCGGCGGACAGATTGGTTACGCACTGCTTTTTCGCATTGCATCCGGCCAGCTGCTCGGTGCCGACGTGCCCATCAAACTCAGGCTCCTCGAGATCCCGCAGGGACTCAACGCGGCCGAGGGCGCTGCGCTTGAACTGCACGACGGCGCCTTCCCGCTGCTGCAATCGGTCGAGGTGACGGATGACGCCACTCGCGCCTTTGACGGTGTCAACGTGGGGCTGCTGGTCGGGTCTCGCCCACGAGGCCCGGGCATGGAACGAGCTGACCTGCTCGAGGCCAACGGACGCATCTTCGGCCCGCAGGGGCGGGCCATCAACGCGGGGGCCGCAGACGACGTGCGCGTGCTCGTGGTGGGCAACCCCGCCAACACGAATGCGCTCATCACGGCCGCGCACGCCCCCGACGTCCCGGCGGAACGGTTCACGGCGATGACCAGGCTCGATCATAATCGCGCGGTGGCCCAGCTGGCCGCGCACCTGGCGGTGCCGGTCACGTCGATCGCCGGACTCACCATTTGGGGCAATCACTCGGCAAGCCAATATCCGGACGTGTTTCACGCCACGGTCGATGGTCGGCCCGTGATTGACCTCGTTGGCGAGTCCTGGCTGGCGGAGACCTTCATTCCGCGGGTGGCCAACCGTGGATCGGAGATCATTCGCGTGCGCGGCGCCTCTTCCGTCGGGTCGGCGGCCAGCGCGACGCTCGACCACGTCTTCGACTGGGTGAACGGCACTGGCAGTGGGTGGACAAGCGCTGCCGTGGCCTCCGACGGCTCATACGGCGTGCCGGCCGGCCTGGTGAGTTCGTTCCCCGTGCGTTCCGTTGGCGGAGCGTGGCGGATCGTTGAGGGACTCGAGATGGGGGCGTTCTCCCGGGCGCGAGTGGACGCATCCGTTGCCGAGCTCGTGGAGGAGCGCGAGGCCGTGCGGGCGCTCGGGCTGATTCCCGACTAG
- a CDS encoding YaaA family protein translates to MLVLLPPSETKRSGGEAVPLDWPTLSFPSLTPARRSLARALVSLSKNPDAAMTALKLGRTQSAEIERNRSLLTSLTMPAVDRYTGVIFDALDGGSLTEQQRDFAAKHVLVHSALFGPIGALDAIPAYRISPDSRLPDLALKKHWGAPVAAVLKDTPGLLLDLRSEAYVALGAAPKRAESVFLRVVTDVDGGTRALNHFNKKSKGEFVRALVQNAVDFQTTDELIDWARSLKIILRPGAAGELELVVDASRPAPEFTIFWP, encoded by the coding sequence ATGTTAGTACTGCTTCCGCCGTCGGAGACGAAACGCTCCGGCGGCGAAGCTGTACCCCTGGACTGGCCCACGCTGTCATTCCCGTCCCTGACTCCGGCACGGCGTTCGCTCGCCCGCGCCCTCGTCAGCCTGTCGAAGAACCCGGATGCCGCCATGACGGCACTCAAACTGGGCCGCACGCAGTCAGCCGAGATCGAGCGCAACCGCTCTCTCCTGACGTCGCTCACGATGCCGGCCGTGGACCGCTACACCGGCGTCATTTTCGATGCCCTGGATGGTGGCTCCCTCACCGAACAGCAACGTGACTTTGCCGCGAAACACGTGCTCGTGCATTCTGCCCTCTTCGGTCCCATCGGGGCGCTGGATGCGATTCCGGCGTACCGGATTTCCCCCGATTCGCGCCTCCCCGACCTTGCCCTCAAGAAGCATTGGGGGGCACCGGTCGCGGCCGTGCTCAAGGACACTCCCGGTCTCCTGCTGGACCTCCGCTCCGAGGCCTACGTGGCGCTCGGGGCGGCTCCGAAGCGTGCGGAGTCGGTGTTCCTGCGCGTCGTCACGGACGTGGACGGTGGTACTCGGGCGCTCAACCACTTCAATAAGAAGTCCAAGGGAGAATTCGTGCGCGCGCTCGTGCAGAACGCCGTCGATTTTCAGACCACGGATGAGCTCATCGATTGGGCGAGATCCCTGAAGATCATTCTGCGACCAGGTGCCGCCGGCGAGCTGGAACTGGTGGTGGACGCGAGCCGTCCCGCACCGGAGTTCACCATCTTCTGGCCCTAG
- a CDS encoding F0F1 ATP synthase subunit epsilon, whose amino-acid sequence MAAPLSVSVVSADQQVWTGEATMVVARTVEGEIGILAGHEPLLAILAEGEVRLTLADGSKIVAEAADGFLSVDNDIVTIVARQAALV is encoded by the coding sequence ATGGCAGCACCGCTGAGCGTCAGCGTTGTTTCGGCGGACCAGCAGGTCTGGACTGGCGAGGCGACCATGGTCGTAGCGCGCACCGTGGAAGGCGAGATCGGTATTCTGGCCGGCCACGAGCCCCTGTTGGCTATCCTCGCTGAGGGTGAGGTTCGCCTCACCCTGGCCGACGGGTCGAAGATTGTGGCTGAAGCTGCCGACGGATTCCTGTCCGTTGACAACGACATTGTCACCATCGTCGCCCGCCAGGCGGCACTGGTTTAG
- the atpD gene encoding F0F1 ATP synthase subunit beta: protein MTDTVTAPVLAEDTAGSVGRVARVTGPVVDIEFPHDSIPGMYNALKTSITIGGETNEITLEVALHLGDDLIRAIALNPTDGLVRGQEVRDTGSPITVPVGNVTKGKVFNVIGDVLNAAPGEKIEVTERWPIHRKPPPFDQLESKTQLFETGIKVIDLLTPYVLGGKIGLFGGAGVGKTVLIQEMIQRVAQNHGGVSVFAGVGERTREGNDLIAEMEEAGVFDKTALVFGQMDEPPGTRLRVALSALTMAEYFRDVEKQDVLLFIDNIYRFTQAGSEVSTLLGRMPSAVGYQPNLADEMGVLQERITSTRGHSITSLQAIYVPADDYTDPAPATTFAHLDATTELSREIASKGLYPAVDPLTSTSRILDPRYLGVDHYNTAVRVKAILQKNKELQEIIAILGVDELSEEDKVTVSRARRIQQFLSQNTYMAKKFTGVEGSTVPLKDTIESFTAIANGDFDHVAEQAFFNVGGINDVEEKWAQIQKENG, encoded by the coding sequence ATGACTGACACCGTAACCGCGCCAGTCCTCGCGGAGGATACGGCCGGCTCTGTTGGCCGTGTCGCTCGCGTGACCGGCCCCGTTGTCGACATCGAGTTTCCGCATGACTCGATCCCCGGCATGTACAACGCCCTGAAGACCTCCATCACGATCGGTGGAGAGACGAACGAGATCACGCTTGAGGTTGCACTGCACCTCGGCGATGACCTCATTCGCGCGATTGCCCTGAACCCGACCGACGGACTCGTTCGCGGCCAGGAAGTTCGGGACACCGGAAGCCCCATCACCGTTCCCGTTGGAAACGTCACCAAGGGTAAGGTCTTCAACGTCATCGGGGATGTGCTCAACGCCGCTCCCGGCGAGAAGATCGAAGTGACGGAGCGCTGGCCCATCCACCGCAAGCCGCCGCCCTTCGACCAGCTCGAGTCCAAGACTCAGCTGTTCGAAACCGGCATCAAGGTCATCGACCTCCTGACGCCGTATGTCCTCGGCGGAAAGATCGGACTCTTCGGTGGAGCCGGCGTTGGCAAGACCGTGCTGATCCAGGAAATGATCCAGCGTGTTGCGCAGAACCACGGTGGTGTATCGGTATTCGCCGGAGTCGGTGAGCGTACCCGTGAGGGCAACGACCTCATCGCCGAGATGGAAGAAGCAGGGGTCTTCGATAAGACAGCCCTCGTGTTCGGCCAGATGGACGAGCCGCCAGGAACGCGTCTTCGCGTCGCACTCTCCGCCCTCACCATGGCTGAGTACTTCCGCGACGTTGAGAAGCAGGACGTGTTGCTCTTCATCGACAACATCTACCGCTTCACGCAGGCCGGTTCAGAGGTTTCCACGCTGCTTGGCCGTATGCCGTCCGCCGTGGGTTACCAGCCGAACCTCGCCGACGAGATGGGTGTCCTCCAGGAGCGCATCACGTCGACCCGTGGACACTCGATCACCTCCCTCCAGGCGATCTACGTCCCCGCGGACGACTACACCGACCCGGCACCGGCGACCACCTTCGCCCACCTCGACGCCACGACGGAACTGTCGCGCGAAATCGCGTCGAAGGGCCTGTACCCGGCCGTCGACCCGCTCACCTCGACGAGTCGTATCCTTGACCCCCGTTACTTGGGTGTCGATCACTACAACACGGCCGTTCGCGTCAAGGCCATTCTGCAGAAGAACAAGGAACTCCAGGAGATCATCGCGATCCTCGGTGTTGACGAGCTCTCTGAAGAGGACAAGGTCACGGTTTCCCGTGCCCGTCGTATCCAGCAGTTCCTGAGCCAGAACACCTACATGGCGAAGAAGTTCACCGGTGTTGAGGGTTCCACGGTTCCGCTCAAGGACACGATCGAGTCGTTCACGGCAATCGCCAACGGTGACTTCGACCACGTGGCCGAGCAGGCCTTCTTCAACGTCGGTGGCATCAACGACGTCGAAGAGAAGTGGGCTCAGATTCAGAAAGAGAACGGCTAA
- a CDS encoding F0F1 ATP synthase subunit gamma — protein MGAQLRVYRQKIKSAQTTKKITRAMELISASRIQKAQARVAASTPYSRAVTRAVSAVATYSNVEHVLTTEPEKIQRAAVVIFASDRGLAGAFSSQVLREAESLSELLRNQGKDVTYFLVGRKSIAYFAFRNRASERVWTGGTDLPQFETAKEIGEALLETFLRDYTDGGVDEIHIVYNRFVSMVTQVPEVVRLLPLEVVEGAAEATDDNKILPLYEFEPDVETVLDSLLPVYIESRLFNAMLQSAASEHASRQKAMKSASDNADTLITDYTRLSNNARQSEITQQISEIVGGADALSSAKK, from the coding sequence ATGGGAGCGCAACTTCGCGTCTACCGGCAGAAAATCAAGTCTGCCCAGACGACTAAGAAGATCACTCGGGCCATGGAGCTGATCTCCGCCTCGCGCATTCAAAAGGCGCAGGCGCGAGTCGCTGCGTCAACCCCGTATTCGCGAGCGGTCACCCGCGCCGTATCCGCAGTGGCTACGTACTCGAACGTTGAGCACGTACTCACCACCGAACCGGAGAAGATTCAACGCGCTGCCGTCGTCATCTTCGCCTCCGACCGCGGTCTGGCCGGAGCATTCAGCTCACAGGTTCTGCGCGAAGCGGAGTCGCTGAGCGAACTGCTCCGCAACCAGGGCAAGGACGTCACTTACTTCCTCGTTGGGCGTAAGTCGATTGCCTACTTCGCGTTCCGCAACCGGGCGTCTGAACGCGTCTGGACCGGCGGCACTGATCTGCCGCAGTTTGAAACGGCCAAGGAAATTGGTGAGGCTCTTCTCGAGACCTTCCTTCGGGATTACACCGACGGTGGAGTCGACGAGATTCACATTGTGTACAACCGCTTTGTGAGCATGGTCACGCAGGTCCCCGAGGTCGTACGACTGCTTCCCCTTGAGGTTGTCGAGGGTGCCGCTGAGGCCACCGACGATAACAAGATTTTGCCGTTGTATGAGTTCGAACCGGACGTTGAAACGGTGCTGGACAGTCTGCTCCCGGTTTACATCGAGAGCCGTTTGTTCAACGCCATGTTGCAGTCCGCGGCCTCCGAGCACGCCAGCCGCCAGAAGGCCATGAAGTCGGCCAGCGACAACGCTGACACGCTCATCACGGACTACACGCGGCTGTCGAACAACGCACGTCAGTCCGAGATCACCCAGCAGATTTCCGAGATCGTGGGTGGAGCCGATGCGCTCTCATCCGCCAAGAAGTAA
- the atpA gene encoding F0F1 ATP synthase subunit alpha, protein MAELTISPDEIRDALQDFVKSYEPNKTSTTEVGYVTTAGDGIAHVEGLPGVMANELIKFADGTLGLAQNLDEDEIGVVVLGEFAGIVEGMEVHRTGEVLSVPVGDGYLGRVVDPLGEPLDGLGEIATEGRRALELQAPGVMDRKSVHEPMQTGIKAIDAMIPIGRGQRQLIIGDRQTGKTAIAIDTIINQKANWESGDAKKQVRCIYVAIGQKGSTIAGVKGALEDAGAMEYTTIVAAPASDPAGFKYLAPYTGSAIGQHWMYAGKHVLIVFDDLSKQAEAYRAVSLLLRRPPGREAYPGDVFYLHSRLLERCAKLSDALGAGSMTGLPIVETKANDVAAYIPTNVISITDGQIFLQSDLFNANQRPAVDVGISVSRVGGDAQFKSIKKVSGTLKLELAQYRSLEAFAMFASDLDAASRRQLARGARLTELLRQPQYSPYPVEDQVVSIWAGINGKLDEVPVSDVLRFERELLDYLARNTTVLSDLRESNLLTDDTVSSMTTEIDKFKLEFQTGEGKTLASVGTEKFEAIAVEEVTQEKIVKHRR, encoded by the coding sequence ATGGCAGAACTAACGATCAGCCCCGATGAGATCCGCGACGCTCTCCAGGACTTCGTCAAGTCCTACGAGCCGAACAAGACCTCCACCACCGAGGTCGGCTACGTCACCACCGCAGGCGATGGCATCGCCCACGTAGAGGGACTGCCCGGCGTGATGGCCAACGAGCTCATCAAATTCGCCGACGGTACCCTGGGCCTCGCCCAGAACCTCGACGAAGACGAGATCGGTGTCGTCGTACTCGGCGAGTTCGCCGGAATCGTTGAGGGCATGGAGGTGCACCGCACCGGCGAGGTTCTCTCCGTTCCTGTTGGAGACGGCTACCTCGGCCGCGTCGTCGACCCGCTCGGTGAGCCCCTCGACGGTCTCGGCGAGATTGCAACCGAAGGGCGTCGTGCCCTCGAGCTGCAGGCGCCCGGCGTCATGGATCGTAAGAGCGTGCACGAGCCCATGCAGACCGGAATCAAGGCCATTGACGCCATGATCCCGATCGGCCGTGGTCAGCGTCAGCTCATCATCGGTGACCGCCAGACCGGTAAGACCGCCATCGCGATCGACACCATCATCAACCAGAAGGCGAACTGGGAGTCGGGCGACGCGAAGAAGCAGGTGCGTTGCATCTACGTCGCCATCGGCCAGAAGGGCTCCACCATCGCCGGGGTGAAGGGTGCGCTCGAGGATGCCGGAGCGATGGAGTACACCACCATCGTCGCCGCCCCCGCCTCTGACCCGGCCGGCTTCAAGTACCTCGCCCCGTACACCGGTTCGGCCATCGGCCAGCACTGGATGTACGCTGGCAAGCACGTTCTCATCGTCTTCGATGACCTGTCCAAGCAGGCAGAGGCCTACCGCGCCGTTTCGCTGCTCCTGCGCCGTCCGCCGGGACGCGAAGCGTACCCCGGGGACGTGTTCTACCTTCACTCCCGACTTCTCGAGCGTTGTGCCAAGCTCTCCGACGCCCTCGGCGCCGGATCGATGACGGGTCTGCCGATCGTCGAGACCAAGGCCAACGACGTTGCAGCGTACATCCCGACCAACGTGATCTCGATTACCGACGGCCAGATCTTCCTGCAGTCCGACCTCTTCAACGCCAACCAGCGTCCCGCTGTTGACGTGGGAATCTCGGTCTCGCGAGTCGGTGGGGACGCCCAGTTCAAGTCGATCAAGAAGGTGTCCGGAACGCTGAAGCTTGAGCTCGCGCAGTACCGCTCACTCGAGGCCTTCGCCATGTTCGCATCGGACCTCGACGCGGCCAGCCGCCGCCAGCTTGCTCGCGGCGCCCGCCTCACCGAGCTGCTGCGCCAGCCGCAGTACTCGCCGTACCCCGTCGAAGACCAGGTCGTCTCGATCTGGGCCGGCATCAACGGCAAGCTCGATGAGGTTCCGGTATCAGACGTTCTGCGCTTCGAGCGCGAACTGCTCGACTACCTGGCCCGCAACACCACGGTGCTGTCGGACCTGCGCGAGTCCAACCTGCTCACCGACGACACCGTATCGAGCATGACGACTGAGATCGACAAATTCAAGCTCGAATTCCAGACCGGCGAAGGCAAGACACTTGCCTCCGTGGGCACCGAAAAGTTCGAGGCCATCGCCGTCGAAGAAGTCACTCAGGAAAAGATCGTCAAGCACCGTCGCTAA
- a CDS encoding F0F1 ATP synthase subunit delta, which translates to MGSATREALASSRSVLSDSVATIDLATGESLFSAGRVVGASSQLLSALADPAASAEAKVTLVKAVFGSTVTPQALELLGAVVAERWSDHDDLLAGIEDLGLRATAISAPAEVSIGAELFAFGTAVSSDADLELALASKLGRPAAKAGLVDTLLAGKVSGQTLAIVRHLVQQPRGRRIGELLRQAAAVVADQAGMSIATITSAGALAPAQLQRLTESLSERYGRKLSINLVIDPAVLGGVRIQIGDDVIDGSIATRLADLRLQLAH; encoded by the coding sequence ATGGGAAGCGCCACCAGAGAAGCATTGGCATCATCGAGATCGGTTCTGTCCGACTCGGTAGCAACGATTGATCTGGCCACGGGCGAAAGCCTCTTCAGTGCCGGCCGTGTTGTGGGTGCCTCGTCGCAGTTGCTCTCCGCGCTGGCTGACCCGGCGGCATCCGCTGAGGCGAAGGTCACGCTGGTCAAGGCAGTATTCGGCAGCACCGTGACACCCCAGGCACTCGAACTCCTGGGAGCCGTTGTGGCCGAGCGTTGGTCAGACCACGATGACCTGCTCGCCGGCATTGAAGACCTGGGCCTGCGGGCGACCGCGATTTCGGCCCCGGCCGAGGTGTCGATTGGTGCGGAACTGTTCGCGTTCGGAACAGCCGTATCTTCGGACGCCGACCTGGAGCTGGCCCTGGCCAGCAAGCTGGGTCGCCCGGCGGCGAAAGCGGGATTGGTTGACACTCTTCTGGCCGGGAAAGTCTCCGGTCAGACGCTCGCCATCGTGCGCCACCTCGTTCAGCAGCCTCGCGGCCGCCGAATCGGTGAGCTGCTTCGGCAGGCTGCCGCGGTTGTCGCAGACCAGGCCGGAATGTCGATCGCCACAATAACGTCTGCCGGAGCCCTGGCCCCGGCCCAACTCCAGCGACTCACCGAGAGCCTGTCGGAGCGCTACGGACGCAAGCTCAGCATCAACCTGGTCATTGACCCGGCGGTTCTCGGCGGCGTGCGCATTCAGATTGGTGATGACGTCATTGACGGCAGCATCGCTACCCGCCTCGCGGACCTGAGACTTCAGCTCGCTCACTAG
- a CDS encoding F0F1 ATP synthase subunit B, with protein sequence MLHAVIAAAATEEAQNPLIPAVYDIIWSAVCFVVILFFFWKYALPKMQTLLDNRAEAIEGNIAKADDAQRKAEAALEQYTAQLAEARAEAGQIRDQARTDGQRIVAEHKDQAVSEAARVTASAKAQIEAERQSAVVSLRSEVGTLAIDLASGVIGESLTDDAKASAIVDRFLAELEASENAAETAGKK encoded by the coding sequence ATGCTTCACGCAGTAATTGCAGCCGCCGCCACGGAAGAGGCGCAAAACCCCCTCATCCCGGCTGTCTACGACATCATCTGGTCGGCTGTCTGCTTTGTCGTGATTTTGTTCTTCTTCTGGAAGTACGCTCTTCCGAAGATGCAGACGCTTCTTGACAACCGTGCAGAGGCCATCGAGGGCAACATCGCCAAGGCCGACGACGCCCAGCGCAAGGCCGAAGCTGCTCTCGAGCAGTACACGGCTCAGCTCGCTGAGGCTCGCGCCGAAGCTGGACAGATTCGTGACCAGGCACGCACCGACGGCCAGCGCATTGTCGCTGAGCACAAGGACCAGGCCGTGTCAGAGGCCGCTCGCGTCACCGCAAGCGCCAAGGCTCAGATCGAAGCCGAGCGTCAGTCAGCCGTTGTTTCACTTCGTAGTGAAGTGGGAACCCTGGCCATCGACCTGGCATCCGGTGTCATTGGCGAGAGCCTGACCGACGACGCCAAGGCGAGCGCTATTGTCGACCGCTTCCTGGCTGAACTTGAAGCCTCGGAGAACGCTGCCGAGACAGCAGGGAAGAAGTAG
- the atpE gene encoding ATP synthase F0 subunit C yields MDATTVLAEINGNIATVGYGLAAIGPAIGVGIVVGKTIEGVARQPELAGRLQVLMYIGIAFTEALAFIGIATYFIFTA; encoded by the coding sequence GTGGACGCAACAACCGTTCTCGCGGAAATCAACGGCAACATCGCGACTGTCGGTTATGGCCTCGCAGCCATCGGCCCGGCAATCGGTGTGGGTATCGTCGTCGGAAAGACCATTGAGGGTGTTGCTCGTCAGCCCGAACTGGCCGGCCGCCTTCAGGTCCTGATGTACATTGGTATCGCCTTCACCGAGGCGCTCGCCTTCATCGGCATCGCCACGTACTTCATCTTCACGGCCTAG